From the Bacteroidia bacterium genome, one window contains:
- a CDS encoding homocysteine S-methyltransferase family protein: MNTAFTDALKSRVLVFDGATGTNLQTQNLTAEDFGGPELEGCNEYLVISKPSAVEAVHRGFLEAGADIIETNSFGSTGIVLAEYNIAHLAYELNLKAASIARRMADSFSTPEKPRFVAGSIGPTTKLPSLGHISFDELRDSYLEQIRGLLDGGTDILCIETCQDMLQVKAALAAARSEFELRGDTWPVIVSVTVEAMGTMLMGTEISAALTTVDPYDIVTVFGMNCATGPKEMEENLRYICQNSSRPVFVMPNAGIPENIGGHTCYRLTPDELEQFMRRFVEELGVNMIGGCCGTTPEHIARLAALAATAVPRLRDIDSSASVSSLYSSVPLHLDPPPLLIGERCNANGSKKFRELLLADRYDDMVAMAKEQIREGAHILDVCTAYVGRDEVRDMTEVVKRFNTQAAIPLMIDSTEIPVIEAALKHYAGKAIVNSINLEDGEERLASVLALCKMYGAAVVALTIDEQGMAKTAQHKFDIAARIRELAVGTFGLRDEDLIFDTLTFTLGSGDEEFRRSAMETVEAIRMIKRAWPRCFTSLGVSNVSFGLNPHSRHVLNSVFLHYACEAGLDMAIVHASKIMPLYRIDEKGRELATDLILDNRRWE; encoded by the coding sequence ATGAATACAGCGTTTACCGACGCATTGAAATCCCGGGTGCTCGTATTCGACGGGGCCACGGGTACCAACCTGCAGACGCAGAATCTTACGGCCGAGGATTTCGGCGGACCCGAACTCGAGGGCTGCAACGAGTATCTCGTCATCTCCAAACCCTCCGCCGTCGAAGCGGTACACCGGGGATTTTTGGAAGCAGGAGCGGATATCATCGAAACCAATTCCTTCGGCTCCACCGGCATCGTCCTGGCCGAATACAACATCGCGCACCTGGCCTACGAGCTCAATCTCAAGGCCGCCTCCATCGCGCGCCGCATGGCCGACAGTTTCAGCACTCCGGAAAAACCGCGCTTCGTCGCAGGATCCATCGGACCCACCACGAAACTCCCTTCGCTGGGCCATATCTCCTTCGACGAGCTCCGTGACTCCTATCTCGAGCAAATCAGAGGCCTCCTCGACGGCGGAACCGATATTCTCTGTATCGAAACCTGCCAGGATATGCTGCAAGTGAAGGCCGCCCTCGCGGCGGCACGGTCCGAGTTCGAACTGCGCGGAGACACCTGGCCGGTCATCGTTTCCGTGACCGTCGAGGCCATGGGCACCATGCTCATGGGCACCGAGATCTCGGCGGCCCTGACCACGGTCGATCCCTACGACATCGTGACGGTGTTCGGCATGAACTGCGCCACCGGACCAAAGGAAATGGAGGAGAATCTCCGCTATATCTGCCAGAACTCCTCGCGTCCTGTCTTCGTCATGCCCAATGCCGGCATACCGGAAAATATCGGCGGACACACCTGCTACCGGCTGACACCCGACGAGCTGGAGCAGTTCATGCGCCGCTTCGTGGAGGAACTCGGCGTCAATATGATCGGCGGCTGCTGCGGTACGACGCCGGAGCATATCGCACGCCTCGCCGCGCTCGCGGCAACCGCTGTACCGCGGCTTCGCGACATCGACAGCAGCGCCTCCGTTTCTTCACTCTATTCTTCCGTGCCTTTGCACCTCGATCCTCCGCCGCTTCTCATCGGCGAACGCTGCAATGCGAACGGCTCGAAGAAATTCCGCGAACTGCTGCTCGCCGACCGCTACGACGATATGGTGGCCATGGCGAAGGAGCAGATCCGCGAAGGTGCCCACATCCTCGACGTGTGCACTGCGTATGTCGGGCGCGATGAGGTGCGCGACATGACGGAAGTGGTGAAGCGCTTCAACACGCAGGCCGCGATACCGCTCATGATAGACTCGACGGAAATCCCCGTCATCGAAGCTGCCCTGAAGCATTACGCGGGCAAGGCCATCGTCAACTCCATCAATCTCGAAGACGGCGAGGAACGCCTGGCCTCCGTTCTCGCGTTGTGCAAAATGTACGGCGCCGCCGTCGTTGCGCTTACCATCGATGAACAAGGCATGGCGAAAACGGCGCAGCATAAATTCGACATCGCCGCGCGCATACGCGAGCTGGCCGTCGGCACGTTCGGGCTTCGGGACGAAGATCTCATTTTCGATACTCTGACCTTTACGCTCGGCAGCGGCGACGAGGAATTCCGCCGCTCGGCCATGGAAACCGTCGAAGCCATTCGCATGATCAAGCGCGCCTGGCCGCGCTGCTTCACGAGTCTCGGGGTTTCCAACGTGTCCTTCGGACTCAATCCGCACTCGAGGCACGTACTCAATTCGGTGTTCCTGCATTACGCCTGCGAGGCCGGTCTGGACATGGCCATTGTACACGCAAGTAAAATCATGCCGCTGTACCGCATCGATGAAAAGGGCCGCGAGCTTGCCACCGACCTCATACTGGACAACAGACGCTGGGAATAG
- a CDS encoding YdeI/OmpD-associated family protein translates to MSAHESPPSLEFVFQASILPLEGGTINHCLPLPDHVGEAYRAAGVRRVIATLNGHACRRAIMNRADGSRMLVLGLPLLKDIGAVSGDTVSVYIEPDPDPDFVEICEEFVEVLEQDDAAAARFYSMTRGMQRSLALYVNTAKRSETRIKRALELALKLRSNTLHGDTQKNREK, encoded by the coding sequence ATGTCCGCACATGAAAGCCCGCCATCACTGGAATTCGTTTTCCAGGCTTCTATCCTTCCCCTCGAAGGAGGCACGATCAATCATTGTCTTCCTCTGCCGGATCACGTCGGGGAAGCGTACCGCGCGGCCGGAGTGCGGCGGGTCATCGCCACGCTCAATGGCCATGCGTGCCGCCGGGCAATCATGAACAGGGCGGACGGCTCGCGCATGCTTGTGCTCGGCCTGCCGCTGCTCAAGGACATCGGCGCCGTGAGCGGCGATACCGTCTCCGTATACATCGAACCCGATCCCGATCCGGATTTTGTGGAGATATGCGAAGAATTCGTAGAGGTGCTCGAGCAGGACGATGCCGCCGCCGCCCGCTTCTATTCCATGACGCGGGGTATGCAGCGCTCGCTCGCACTGTACGTCAACACGGCGAAACGTTCCGAAACCCGTATCAAGCGTGCGCTGGAACTCGCGCTGAAACTGCGCAGCAACACACTGCATGGCGATACGCAGAAAAATCGGGAAAAATAA
- a CDS encoding M23 family metallopeptidase — MKKLTNLLPLRYKGFILAASGFVALLLFTGAMYALFREQEPVTPSAAPVAAAPELPQLVEDPAAHGLTEINGRIGTGQPFITALLDAGLDRALCDTVQKHLEGAAFNFRQCMPGQAFTAQVDSAGALRAFRYEVGKLLSYWIVRDNAGTLSASRWETPVETQLVAIEGDIHTSVYHTILSMGEKPQLVADYADVLGYDIDFIFDPRVGDRFSVLVEKELLDGEIVGYGRILAASYNGEITGEVRGYYFNADSTLEGWFAPDGENLQKAFMRSPLSILRVTSSFGMRTHPISGRRKMHTGIDYAAPTGTPVWSVGSGTVVFTGWKGGYGKTIEVKHAGGVKTRYGHLSRINVKVGQRVRQHQTIGAVGSTGYSTGPHLHFEYLVGGQFVPPRKVKNPSLKRLPAERMTAFSEHMRQVDSLWNAAHKVSSRDRRIAVAGASVSSRRG, encoded by the coding sequence ATGAAGAAGCTGACCAATCTCCTGCCGCTTCGATACAAAGGTTTCATTCTTGCGGCTTCAGGTTTTGTTGCTTTGCTCTTGTTTACAGGAGCGATGTACGCGCTCTTTCGGGAGCAGGAACCCGTTACCCCTTCGGCTGCTCCGGTAGCGGCCGCTCCGGAACTGCCGCAGTTGGTGGAGGATCCCGCCGCCCATGGCCTGACGGAAATCAACGGGAGAATCGGAACAGGTCAACCGTTCATTACCGCCCTGCTCGACGCGGGTCTCGACCGGGCGCTGTGCGACACGGTGCAGAAGCATCTCGAAGGCGCGGCGTTCAATTTCCGTCAGTGTATGCCGGGACAGGCGTTCACGGCTCAGGTGGATTCCGCCGGAGCTCTGCGCGCATTTCGCTATGAGGTGGGAAAGCTGCTCAGCTACTGGATTGTCCGCGACAATGCGGGCACCCTCTCCGCCAGCCGATGGGAAACTCCTGTAGAGACGCAGCTCGTTGCGATAGAAGGCGATATCCATACCTCCGTGTATCACACCATTCTCTCCATGGGAGAAAAACCGCAGCTTGTCGCGGATTACGCCGATGTGCTGGGCTATGACATAGACTTCATTTTCGATCCGCGCGTGGGTGACCGTTTCAGTGTACTCGTTGAAAAGGAATTGCTCGACGGGGAGATCGTGGGCTACGGCCGCATACTCGCCGCGAGCTACAACGGCGAGATAACAGGGGAGGTACGGGGGTACTATTTCAATGCCGACAGCACGCTCGAGGGCTGGTTCGCACCCGATGGCGAGAACCTCCAGAAGGCCTTCATGCGAAGTCCGCTCAGTATTCTTCGCGTAACCAGCAGCTTCGGTATGCGCACGCACCCCATTTCCGGGCGCAGGAAAATGCATACCGGCATCGATTACGCAGCTCCGACCGGCACGCCGGTGTGGTCGGTGGGCTCGGGAACCGTGGTCTTTACCGGCTGGAAAGGCGGCTATGGCAAAACGATCGAAGTGAAGCATGCGGGAGGCGTTAAAACCCGCTACGGACATCTCTCGCGCATCAACGTGAAAGTCGGCCAGCGTGTGCGTCAGCATCAGACCATCGGCGCCGTCGGGAGCACCGGATACTCCACCGGCCCGCATCTGCACTTCGAGTATCTCGTGGGAGGTCAGTTCGTGCCGCCGCGCAAAGTGAAGAATCCGTCGCTCAAGCGCCTCCCCGCCGAACGCATGACCGCGTTTTCGGAGCACATGCGCCAGGTGGACAGTCTCTGGAATGCCGCGCACAAGGTCAGCTCCCGTGATCGCCGCATAGCTGTGGCGGGCGCGTCCGTTTCATCACGGCGCGGCTGA
- a CDS encoding fumarylacetoacetate hydrolase family protein gives MKLVTFEHNGRRLLGALVGDTVIDLQAAHTMQRFTMKDGDDLLPNEMNAFLALGSEAIDIAKKVQTWFVDRGSPAEVESERIAWPLGEVTLLAPVPKPTSMRDGYAFRQHVEAARRNRGVEMIPEFDEIPIFYFTNHNAVTGPGEVEVMPLHCDKLDFELECAIVIGKEGRNISAAEADEYIAGYMVMNDWSARALQMHEMKLNLGPAKGKDFATSIGPWLVTRDEIADRRIPGEHGERYDLVMTTTVNGTEVSRGNVKDMSWTFAQIIERVSYGVNLYPGDVIGSGTVGTGCFLELNGSKVYEPAWWLKPGDVVVCEIEALGRLENTLKLAE, from the coding sequence ATGAAACTCGTAACCTTCGAGCACAACGGCCGCCGCCTGCTGGGCGCACTTGTCGGCGACACCGTCATCGATCTTCAGGCCGCACACACCATGCAGCGCTTCACCATGAAAGACGGCGACGACCTGCTGCCGAACGAAATGAACGCCTTTCTTGCCCTCGGCAGCGAGGCGATCGACATCGCGAAAAAAGTGCAGACCTGGTTTGTCGATCGCGGCAGCCCTGCTGAAGTGGAAAGCGAGCGAATCGCATGGCCGCTCGGCGAAGTGACGCTGCTCGCGCCGGTTCCCAAACCCACGTCCATGCGCGACGGCTATGCCTTTCGTCAGCATGTCGAGGCCGCGCGGCGCAACCGCGGCGTGGAGATGATACCCGAGTTCGACGAAATCCCGATTTTCTATTTCACCAATCACAACGCCGTGACCGGTCCGGGTGAGGTCGAGGTCATGCCGCTGCACTGCGACAAGCTGGACTTCGAGCTCGAATGCGCCATCGTCATCGGCAAGGAAGGCCGCAATATCAGCGCTGCCGAAGCGGATGAGTATATCGCCGGCTACATGGTGATGAACGACTGGAGCGCGCGCGCCCTGCAGATGCATGAGATGAAGCTCAATCTCGGTCCCGCAAAGGGCAAGGACTTCGCTACCTCCATCGGTCCGTGGCTGGTCACGCGCGACGAAATCGCCGACCGCCGCATCCCCGGCGAGCATGGCGAACGTTACGACCTGGTGATGACCACCACCGTCAACGGCACAGAAGTCAGCCGCGGCAACGTCAAGGATATGAGCTGGACCTTCGCGCAGATCATCGAGCGTGTGTCCTATGGCGTGAACCTGTATCCGGGTGACGTGATCGGCTCGGGCACCGTGGGTACAGGCTGCTTCCTAGAACTCAACGGATCGAAGGTGTACGAACCGGCATGGTGGCTCAAGCCCGGCGACGTCGTGGTCTGCGAAATCGAAGCACTCGGCCGCCTCGAAAACACACTGAAGCTCGCGGAGTAA
- a CDS encoding IS3 family transposase, which translates to MNAYRNEFSIERMASVLNVSCSGYYAWRRRGEHARAERTAAFDMAVREEFLRRKSSYGVRRLVKALRKRGFACGRSRVAASMRRQGLKVKHRRRFITTTDSKHSYTVSPNMLERQFSVDAPDTVWVSDITYLRSTSGWLYLCVFIDLFSRKIVGWEVSTSLRHTMVVTAFKRAAWTRSIRAGLIVHSDRGVQYCCEGFRSALRPYGSIQSMSRKGDCWDNAVAESFFATLKKEMPEGLLFASVTDARRYLFEYIELEYNNQRLHSTLGYHTPQEHENLYWSKKRLGNDMEQAA; encoded by the coding sequence ATGAACGCATATCGGAACGAGTTTAGCATCGAAAGGATGGCCAGCGTGCTCAACGTATCGTGCTCAGGCTATTATGCATGGCGTCGTCGTGGCGAGCATGCACGCGCCGAGCGCACCGCAGCCTTCGATATGGCGGTCCGGGAGGAATTCCTGCGCAGGAAATCCAGCTACGGCGTACGTCGTCTCGTCAAAGCATTACGCAAGCGCGGTTTCGCGTGCGGGCGGAGCCGCGTGGCGGCCAGCATGCGTCGGCAGGGATTGAAGGTCAAGCATCGTCGCCGTTTCATTACCACGACAGATTCGAAGCATTCGTATACTGTCTCGCCAAATATGCTCGAACGCCAGTTTTCGGTCGATGCACCTGATACGGTGTGGGTGAGTGATATCACGTATTTGCGCAGCACCTCCGGATGGTTGTACTTGTGCGTGTTTATCGACCTGTTTTCCCGGAAGATCGTCGGCTGGGAGGTCAGCACATCGTTGCGCCATACAATGGTTGTGACCGCGTTCAAACGCGCGGCTTGGACGCGAAGCATACGTGCGGGGCTTATCGTGCATTCTGATCGCGGTGTGCAATACTGCTGCGAGGGATTCCGCAGTGCCCTGCGCCCTTACGGCAGCATTCAGAGCATGAGCAGGAAGGGTGATTGCTGGGATAACGCCGTCGCCGAGTCATTTTTTGCCACGTTGAAGAAGGAAATGCCGGAAGGACTTCTCTTCGCGTCGGTGACGGATGCCCGGCGATACCTCTTCGAGTACATTGAACTTGAATACAATAATCAGCGTCTGCACAGCACGCTGGGCTATCATACGCCGCAGGAACACGAGAATCTGTATTGGTCGAAGAAACGTCTCGGCAATGACATGGAGCAGGCGGCATGA
- a CDS encoding alpha/beta fold hydrolase yields the protein MKLRYLFIIAFLLPFVSHAQITPGDNLEVRGVPPIPKALVERTLQYQNVRAASVSDWDASGKGLYISTRFGNTAQVHHVAAPGAARRQITFFEEPVGGLSVDRRKGRQGFTFTRDIGGGEFYQIYYFDQQTGTAALLTDGKSRNSGAYWTKAGDKFCYASNRRNGKDTDVWIMDPEERDKTWVLTEREGSWYPSAWSPDGRQLVVTQYVSANKSLPYIVDLATKNMTPLFRENDGDVSYSDFNWAPNGTTIYFTADIEREFQTLYAYDVAKRSTRCVLPELQWNIERVSLSDDGAYMAFTLNEDGISTLRIVRLPSMKAVKTAPLPVGLIGGLDFSPDSKRLALSISAANSPTDVYVLSLPKGNLTRWTFSEVGGLNTENFVVPKLIHYPTFDKVDGKPRLIPAFVSMPKEAKGKMPVIIDIHGGPEGQSRPSFSTTEQYWVNELGCVVISPNVRGSTGYGKTYLALDNGFNREHSVQDIGALLDWIATQPELDKDRVAVLGGSYGGYMVLAALTTYPDRIKCGVDVVGISNFVTFLENTQSYRRDLRRVEYGDERDPAMREFLLRISPTTNAGKIRSPLFVAQGENDPRVPASEARQIINAVQANGVPVWSLFAKDEGHGFSKKNNRDYFTWATILFFEEFLLKN from the coding sequence ATGAAGCTCCGATACCTCTTCATCATTGCCTTTCTGCTCCCCTTCGTTTCCCATGCGCAAATCACACCTGGCGACAATCTGGAAGTGCGCGGTGTTCCCCCCATACCGAAAGCGCTCGTTGAGCGGACGCTTCAATATCAGAACGTCCGCGCCGCATCGGTGTCCGACTGGGACGCCTCGGGCAAAGGCCTGTACATCAGCACGCGCTTCGGCAATACCGCGCAGGTGCATCATGTGGCCGCACCAGGGGCCGCGCGAAGGCAGATTACGTTTTTCGAGGAGCCGGTTGGCGGACTCAGCGTGGACAGACGCAAGGGTCGGCAGGGTTTTACGTTTACCCGTGACATCGGTGGCGGAGAATTCTATCAGATTTACTATTTCGATCAGCAGACCGGGACGGCGGCACTGCTCACGGACGGAAAGAGCAGGAATTCCGGTGCGTACTGGACCAAAGCGGGCGACAAGTTCTGTTACGCCAGCAATCGTCGTAACGGCAAGGATACCGATGTGTGGATCATGGATCCGGAAGAGCGCGACAAGACCTGGGTGCTGACCGAACGTGAGGGCTCCTGGTATCCCTCGGCCTGGTCGCCCGACGGCAGGCAGCTCGTGGTGACGCAGTATGTATCGGCGAATAAAAGTCTTCCTTACATCGTCGATCTCGCGACAAAGAACATGACCCCGTTGTTCCGGGAAAATGACGGCGATGTCTCCTACAGTGATTTCAACTGGGCGCCCAATGGTACAACGATATACTTCACGGCGGACATCGAACGTGAATTTCAGACGCTCTATGCGTACGATGTTGCGAAGCGCAGCACCCGTTGCGTACTTCCGGAATTGCAATGGAATATTGAACGAGTTTCTCTTTCGGACGATGGCGCCTACATGGCATTCACGCTCAACGAAGACGGCATCAGTACCTTGCGCATTGTGCGTCTTCCCTCGATGAAAGCTGTGAAAACCGCGCCGTTACCTGTCGGATTGATTGGCGGACTCGATTTCTCTCCGGACAGCAAGCGTCTCGCCCTCAGCATCAGCGCGGCGAACAGTCCCACGGATGTGTATGTACTTTCTCTTCCCAAAGGCAATCTCACCCGCTGGACCTTCAGCGAAGTCGGCGGCTTGAATACGGAGAATTTTGTCGTCCCGAAGCTGATTCACTATCCGACCTTTGACAAGGTGGACGGGAAGCCCCGGCTGATCCCCGCCTTCGTGTCCATGCCGAAGGAGGCAAAGGGCAAGATGCCTGTGATCATCGATATTCACGGTGGTCCCGAAGGGCAGTCGCGACCTTCTTTCTCAACCACAGAGCAGTACTGGGTCAATGAGCTGGGCTGCGTCGTGATCAGTCCGAATGTGCGCGGCTCGACGGGCTATGGCAAAACGTATCTCGCGCTGGACAATGGTTTCAACCGCGAGCATTCAGTGCAGGACATCGGTGCGCTGCTGGATTGGATCGCAACGCAACCGGAGCTGGACAAGGACAGAGTCGCGGTGCTGGGCGGATCGTATGGAGGCTACATGGTGCTCGCCGCGCTGACGACGTATCCCGACCGCATCAAATGCGGCGTGGATGTGGTGGGCATTTCCAATTTTGTCACCTTCCTCGAAAACACGCAGAGTTATCGCCGCGACCTCCGGCGCGTGGAGTACGGCGACGAGCGCGACCCGGCCATGCGGGAGTTTCTGCTCCGTATTTCACCGACCACCAATGCCGGAAAGATTCGTTCGCCGCTGTTCGTGGCTCAGGGCGAGAACGATCCCCGCGTTCCCGCCAGTGAAGCGCGGCAGATCATCAATGCCGTGCAGGCGAATGGCGTGCCGGTCTGGAGTCTCTTCGCCAAGGACGAAGGGCATGGCTTCTCGAAGAAGAACAATCGCGACTACTTCACCTGGGCGACGATACTGTTCTTTGAGGAATTTCTTTTGAAGAACTGA
- a CDS encoding transposase — translation MVKRTHKKYDAAFKRSVIELADSTDRPDSALEEEFDLYDGAIRTWRRQLLTQKSEAFPGNGNLPASDSELHRLRRENEILRQEREILKKAVAIFSLPTKPGSGL, via the coding sequence ATGGTAAAACGAACCCACAAGAAATATGATGCTGCATTCAAACGATCCGTGATCGAGTTGGCTGACAGCACCGATCGACCCGACTCCGCGCTTGAGGAGGAGTTCGACCTCTATGATGGTGCGATACGCACCTGGCGCCGTCAGCTTCTGACACAGAAGTCAGAGGCCTTTCCCGGCAACGGAAATCTTCCCGCCAGTGATTCTGAACTGCATCGTCTTCGTCGAGAGAACGAGATTCTCCGTCAGGAGCGCGAAATATTAAAAAAAGCAGTGGCCATCTTCTCGCTACCCACGAAGCCCGGTTCCGGTTTATGA